The sequence ATGATTTCTTCCAGGCCGATCACCGAGACCAGTGCGGTGTCTTTCATCAGGATCATGAACAGATTGCCCAGGCCGGGCAGGGCGATGCGCCACATCTGCGGCATGATCAACCGGGTGAAGATCCGCCATTTCGATAGACCCAGGGCCTGGCCGGCCTCACGGTGGCCTTTGGGAATGGCGAGGATCGCACCACGGAACACTTCCGTGGCGTAGGCGCCGAAGCACAGTCCGAGTGCGATCACACCGGCGGCGAAGGCGTTGAGTTGCAGGTCGGGGTTGCCGAAGAACTCACCGAGGGCGCGCATCAGGTTGACCGTACCGAAGTAGATCAACAGCACCCAGAGCAATTCCGGGACGCCACGCACCAGGGTCGAATAAGTGCTGCCAAGCCATTGCAGTGGCTTGTACGGGGAAGTCTTGGCCAAGGCGCCGAGCAGCCCGAGCACCAGTCCCAGGCACAGGGCGGTGAGAGCCAGTTGGACGGTCATCAGCGCGCCGGCAGCGAGGGCCGGGCCGAATCCGTAGAGGTCGATAATCATGGGTTTCTGTTCAAATTGCGGCAGGCAAAGTCGGGAGATGGCGCCGTTGCATCACGGCGCCAGTCCCACAGGTCAGGATCAGTAGATGCTGAACGGGAAGTACTTGTCGTTGATCTTCTTGTAGGTACCGTCGGCGACGATTTCCTTCAGGGCGGCGTTCAGCTTCTCACGCAGTGGGTCACCTTTACGCACAGCGATGCCGATCTTGTCGCTTTCTACGACTGGGTCGCCTTTGAACTCGTAGTTCTTGCCGGCGTCGCTTTTCAGCCAGTCATAGTTGGCGTACTTGTCGGCGAGGATCGCGTCGACGCGACCGGAGGTCAGGTCGAGGTAGGCGTTTTCCTGGGTGTCGTAGAGGCTGACCTTGATGTCATCCGCGTAGGTGTCTTCCAGCCAGGTACCGGCCAGGGTCGCACGCTGGGTACCGATGGTCTTGCCTTTCAGCGAGTCCTTGTCGGTTTTGAAGTCGACGTTTTTTGGCGCGATGAACTGCAGCTTGTTCGAGTAGTACGGTTCGGTGAAGTCCACCGCGCCTTTGCGCTCGTCGGTGATCGACAGCGAGGAGATCAGGAAGTCGAACTTCTTCGCGTTCAGGGCCGGGATGATGCCGTCCCAGTCGGAAGTGACCACGGTGCACTCGACTTTCATCTTCGCGCATAGAGCGTCGCCGATGTCTTTGTCGAAGCCGACCACGTTGCCGCTGGCATCTTTATTGTTGAACGGCGGATAGGCCGCTTCAATGCCCATCTTCAGGGTTTCAGCCATGGCACCGGCGCTGAACGCGAGGGTGACGGCGGCGGCCAGGAAGACCTTCTTGAAATTCTGCATGCATGTTGCTCCGTTAGCGGTTGCTGGACATGAATTGTTTGCAGCGCGCCGAAAGCGGGTTTTCGAACACCTGCTGAGGCGATCCTTGCTCTTCTATAAGGCCTTGGTGAAGGAACACCACTTCGCTGGAAACCTGACGGGCAAAGCCCATTTCGTGGGTCACGAGCAGCATGGTGCGGCCTTCTTCGGCCAGTGCGCGGATGACACTAAGTACTTCCTGAACCATTTCCGGGTCAAGCGCCGAGGTGGGCTCGTCGAACAGGATAACCTTCGGTTGCATCGCCAGCGTGCGGGCGATTGCTGCGCGCTGTTGCTGGCCGCCGGACAGTTGCGCCGGGTAGGCGTGGCGCTTGTCGGCGATGCCGACCTTGGCCAGCAGCGCTTCAGCGACTTCGATCGCTTCGGCTTTGCTCTGGCCGAGCACGCGGCGCGGTGCCTCGATGATGTTGTCGAGGATGCTCATGTGCGGCCACAGATTAAAGTTTTGAAACACAAAACCAATCTCGGAGCGCAGGCGATTGATCTGTTTGCCATCGGCGGCAACCAGTTCGCCATTCTTGGCGGCCTTGAGCTTGAGTTCTTCACCGGCCACCAGAATCTGGCCCTGGTGCGGGTTTTCCAACAGGTTGATGCAACGCAGGAACGTGGACTTGCCGGAACCGGAGGAACCGAGGATCGAGATCACATCGCCGTCGCGGGCGGTCAGCGAGATGCCTTTGAGCACCTCCAGCTGTCCGTAGCGTTTGTGCAAGTTGCGGATTTCAAGCGCGGGCGTGGCCTCAGCCATGTGCGTTCCTCATATATGTTGCGCTCCTGCTGTTGGATGGCCTTCCTGGCGAGGCGGCCAAGCTAGCATAGCGTTTCAATGGCAGCCAACAGCGCTACGAGCGGTTAACGGGTGGCATGTGGCAGGTTGTCGCATCGGCACAGCAGACTGTCGCCCCATCAACAACCGAACGGGTGTTTGATCGTGCAAACCCGTGGGTGTCGCGTAAAAAAAGGCGCGATGTTGCCAGCTTTGGCGGGGTGTTGGAAGCGCTATCCGGCCGAACGTTCCGGATTCGCCCTTTTATTGTGCATCCCACACTTTTTCAGTGTGTTTCTGGTGCGCGAATTCGTCTTGAAAGTGAGTCGCAGGGTAACGCTCTGGCGAATAGCCATTAATCTCAAGGACTTGCGATGACCATCCGGTCGCGCGCAAAGCCGCGAGCCAAAAGACTTTGAAACATTTTGGCGCATTTATTGCGTGCAGAATCCGGAACGCCCTGTTGGTTTCTTTTTACGAGAAAGAACACACCAGGCAGGACGGACTGAATCGCTTTCCTTGCAAAGGTAGTTTCGATGAGCAGTACCCCAAGCTCCAATGGCCTCGAACAGGGGCTCAAACCGCGTCATGTGACCATGTTGTCGATCGCCGGTGTCATCGGCGCCGGTCTGTTCGTTGGCTCCGGCCACGCCATCGCTGCCGCCGGCCCTGCCGTGCTGCTGGCTTACGCCGCCGCCGGTACCCTGGTGGTGTTGGTGATGCGCATGCTCGGCGAAATGGCCGTTGCCTCGCCGGACACGGGCTCCTTCTCGACGTACGCCGACCGTGCCATCGGGCATTGGGCCGGTTTCACCATCGGCTGGTTGTACTGGTGGTTCTGGGTGTTGGTGATTCCGCTGGAAGCCAACGCCGCTGCGACCATCCTGCACGCATGGTTCCCTGACGTCGGCATCTGGGCGTTCGCGCTGGTCATCACCATGCTCCTGACCATCACCAACCTGTTCAGCGTGAAGAATTACGGCGAGTTCGAATTCTGGTTCGCGCTGATCAAAGTGCTGGCGATCATCGGCTTCATCATCCTCGGTCTGGCGGCGATCTTTGGCTTTCTGCCGAACAGCCAGGTCAGCGGCGTTTCGCACCTGTTCGACAGCGGCGGCTTCCTGCCAAACGGTATGGGCGCGGTGCTGGGTGCAATCCTGACCACCATGTTCTCCTTCATGGGTACCGAAATCGTGACCATCGCGGCCGCGGAATCGAAGAACCCGGGCAAGCAGATCTCCAAGGCCACCAACTCGGTGATCTGGCGGATTGGCTTGTTCTATCTCGTGTCGATCTTCATCGTTGTCGCCCTGGTGCCGTGGAACGATCCTACGCTGGCCAACCTCGGTTCCTACCAGACCGTGCTTGAGCGCATGGGCATCCCGAACGCCAAGATGATCGTCGACATCGTGGTGCTGGTCGCCGTGACCAGCTGCCTGAACTCGGCGCTGTATACCTCGTCGCGC comes from Pseudomonas sp. RU47 and encodes:
- a CDS encoding ABC transporter permease, whose amino-acid sequence is MIIDLYGFGPALAAGALMTVQLALTALCLGLVLGLLGALAKTSPYKPLQWLGSTYSTLVRGVPELLWVLLIYFGTVNLMRALGEFFGNPDLQLNAFAAGVIALGLCFGAYATEVFRGAILAIPKGHREAGQALGLSKWRIFTRLIMPQMWRIALPGLGNLFMILMKDTALVSVIGLEEIMRHAQIGVTVSKQPFTFYMVAAIMYLGLTVLAMTGMHFLEKRAARGFARSA
- a CDS encoding ABC transporter substrate-binding protein, which gives rise to MQNFKKVFLAAAVTLAFSAGAMAETLKMGIEAAYPPFNNKDASGNVVGFDKDIGDALCAKMKVECTVVTSDWDGIIPALNAKKFDFLISSLSITDERKGAVDFTEPYYSNKLQFIAPKNVDFKTDKDSLKGKTIGTQRATLAGTWLEDTYADDIKVSLYDTQENAYLDLTSGRVDAILADKYANYDWLKSDAGKNYEFKGDPVVESDKIGIAVRKGDPLREKLNAALKEIVADGTYKKINDKYFPFSIY
- a CDS encoding ABC transporter ATP-binding protein, translated to MAEATPALEIRNLHKRYGQLEVLKGISLTARDGDVISILGSSGSGKSTFLRCINLLENPHQGQILVAGEELKLKAAKNGELVAADGKQINRLRSEIGFVFQNFNLWPHMSILDNIIEAPRRVLGQSKAEAIEVAEALLAKVGIADKRHAYPAQLSGGQQQRAAIARTLAMQPKVILFDEPTSALDPEMVQEVLSVIRALAEEGRTMLLVTHEMGFARQVSSEVVFLHQGLIEEQGSPQQVFENPLSARCKQFMSSNR
- the gabP gene encoding GABA permease, with protein sequence MSSTPSSNGLEQGLKPRHVTMLSIAGVIGAGLFVGSGHAIAAAGPAVLLAYAAAGTLVVLVMRMLGEMAVASPDTGSFSTYADRAIGHWAGFTIGWLYWWFWVLVIPLEANAAATILHAWFPDVGIWAFALVITMLLTITNLFSVKNYGEFEFWFALIKVLAIIGFIILGLAAIFGFLPNSQVSGVSHLFDSGGFLPNGMGAVLGAILTTMFSFMGTEIVTIAAAESKNPGKQISKATNSVIWRIGLFYLVSIFIVVALVPWNDPTLANLGSYQTVLERMGIPNAKMIVDIVVLVAVTSCLNSALYTSSRMLFSLGKRGDAPAMATRVNKSGTPYWAVMLSTGAAFLCTFANYVAPAAVFEFLLASSGAIALLVYLVIAFSQLRMRKQRMARGEKIVFSMWLFPGLTYAVIIFIVAALTIMLFQEAHRVEILATGLLSLMVVAAGLLVARRRKLEKRGAVVLN